In Desulfofundulus kuznetsovii DSM 6115, the following are encoded in one genomic region:
- a CDS encoding nucleotidyltransferase domain-containing protein, with protein MGGKKRKMEREKRLMTAAEKNKVEKILKRELSRRKEIIFAYLHGSFLLPVPCGDIDIAIYLEDSALSQKHWEYEAKLAMSLDHLVGMPVDVLTLNYAPVALRYHATRGKVLFSRNEPIRFTFLEDTWREYFDCLPMFRAYMNDL; from the coding sequence ATGGGAGGAAAGAAGCGAAAGATGGAAAGGGAAAAACGACTGATGACGGCCGCAGAGAAAAATAAGGTTGAGAAAATCCTGAAGCGGGAATTGTCCCGTCGCAAGGAAATTATTTTTGCCTACCTGCACGGCTCTTTTCTTTTGCCGGTGCCTTGTGGAGATATAGACATCGCAATTTATCTGGAAGACAGCGCACTATCGCAGAAACACTGGGAATATGAGGCAAAGCTGGCCATGTCCCTTGACCACCTGGTGGGCATGCCGGTGGATGTATTAACGCTCAATTATGCCCCTGTAGCCCTGCGCTATCATGCAACTCGCGGGAAAGTGCTTTTCAGCAGAAACGAGCCAATCCGGTTCACCTTTCTGGAAGATACCTGGCGTGAATACTTTGACTGCCTGCCTATGTTCCGGGCTTATATGAACGACCTGTAG
- a CDS encoding pseudouridine synthase has product MPMERLQKVMARAGMASRRHCEELIAAGMVKVNGQVVTRLGTRVDPGRDTIEVAGRVLPCQPQEKVYILLNKPRGYVTTVKDPQGRPKVMDLLRGIKSRVYPVGRLDYDSEGLLLLTNDGELAFALTHPRHRVPKTYLVLVKGLPGNDKLARMAGGLVLEDGPTAPAKVRLVGKKNGNALLEITIHEGRKRQVRRMCAHIGHPVIRLKRIKIGPLTLKGLKPGRYRFLTREEIRHLRQAAGLGT; this is encoded by the coding sequence ATGCCCATGGAGCGCCTGCAGAAAGTGATGGCCCGGGCCGGGATGGCCTCGCGAAGGCACTGCGAGGAACTGATTGCTGCCGGCATGGTTAAAGTAAACGGGCAGGTGGTGACCCGGCTGGGAACCCGGGTGGACCCCGGAAGGGACACCATCGAAGTGGCCGGCCGTGTATTGCCCTGCCAACCGCAGGAGAAAGTGTACATTTTACTGAACAAGCCCCGGGGCTATGTGACCACGGTTAAGGACCCCCAGGGCAGGCCCAAGGTAATGGACCTGCTGCGGGGGATAAAGTCACGGGTATATCCTGTAGGACGGCTTGATTACGACAGTGAGGGATTGCTTTTGCTGACCAATGACGGGGAGCTGGCCTTTGCCCTTACCCATCCCCGGCACCGGGTACCCAAGACCTATCTGGTGCTGGTAAAGGGCCTCCCCGGCAATGACAAGCTTGCCCGCATGGCCGGCGGCCTTGTACTGGAAGACGGCCCTACAGCGCCGGCTAAAGTACGCCTGGTGGGGAAGAAAAACGGCAATGCCCTTCTGGAAATTACCATCCACGAGGGACGCAAGCGCCAGGTGCGAAGGATGTGCGCCCATATCGGTCATCCCGTAATTCGATTAAAACGAATTAAAATAGGTCCCCTGACCCTGAAAGGACTCAAGCCCGGCCGGTATCGCTTTTTAACCCGGGAGGAGATCCGGCACTTACGGCAGGCAGCAGGACTCGGGACATAA
- a CDS encoding spore maturation protein: MYELINEISRWAIPLTLLLVPLIAMLRGVSVFETFVEGAAEGFTTAIKTIPYLVAMLVAISIFRASGAMEVLVHVLSPILDPLGFPPEVLPHAVMRPLSGGAALGIATDLIATHGPDSFIGRLVSTMQGSTDTTFYVLTLYFGSVGITRYRYAIISGLAADLTSLVASVFIVNQLFR; the protein is encoded by the coding sequence GTGTATGAGCTGATTAACGAAATTTCCCGCTGGGCCATTCCCCTTACCCTGCTCCTGGTGCCCCTGATTGCTATGTTAAGGGGTGTTTCCGTTTTTGAAACCTTTGTGGAAGGGGCGGCGGAAGGCTTTACCACGGCCATCAAAACCATACCCTATCTCGTAGCCATGCTCGTAGCCATCAGTATTTTCAGGGCTTCCGGGGCCATGGAAGTCCTGGTGCACGTCCTTTCCCCCATCCTTGACCCCCTGGGTTTCCCCCCCGAGGTGCTGCCCCATGCGGTGATGCGCCCCCTTTCCGGCGGGGCGGCCCTGGGCATTGCCACCGACCTCATTGCCACCCACGGGCCGGACAGCTTTATCGGCCGCCTGGTTTCCACCATGCAGGGAAGCACCGATACCACCTTTTATGTCCTGACCCTCTATTTCGGCTCCGTGGGGATAACCCGCTACCGCTACGCCATTATCTCCGGACTGGCTGCGGATCTCACCAGCCTGGTGGCTTCGGTGTTTATTGTCAACCAGCTGTTCAGGTGA
- a CDS encoding nucleoside recognition domain-containing protein, which produces MVNYVWLGMIVFGILVAGANGQVEVVTRAALEGADKAVKTSLNLIAIITFWLGIMKLAEAAGLVRALARLVRPVTRFLFPGVPPNHPAMGAIIMNLSANILGLGNAATPMGLIAMQELQKLNRGDPRTATSAMCTFLALNTSCITLIPTTIIGIRVMYGSTDPTAIVGTTIFATACGMTVAVIVDRMLRIFYGRQG; this is translated from the coding sequence ATGGTCAACTATGTCTGGCTGGGGATGATTGTCTTTGGCATTCTGGTGGCCGGAGCCAACGGACAGGTAGAGGTGGTAACCAGGGCGGCCCTGGAAGGGGCGGATAAAGCGGTCAAAACCTCTTTAAATCTTATTGCCATCATCACCTTCTGGCTGGGCATTATGAAGCTGGCCGAGGCCGCCGGATTGGTGCGCGCCCTGGCCCGCCTGGTCAGGCCCGTGACCCGGTTTCTTTTTCCCGGTGTTCCGCCCAACCATCCGGCCATGGGTGCCATCATCATGAACCTGAGCGCCAACATTCTGGGGCTTGGTAATGCCGCCACCCCCATGGGTCTCATAGCCATGCAGGAGCTGCAAAAATTAAACCGGGGCGATCCCAGAACGGCCACCAGTGCCATGTGCACCTTCCTGGCTCTCAATACCTCGTGCATTACCCTCATTCCCACCACCATCATCGGTATCCGGGTGATGTACGGCTCTACCGATCCCACGGCTATCGTGGGGACAACCATCTTTGCCACAGCCTGCGGGATGACCGTGGCCGTAATTGTGGACCGGATGCTGCGCATTTTCTACGGTCGCCAGGGGTGA
- a CDS encoding FAD-dependent oxidoreductase: MNTKEGREMVIVVGGGWAGCAAAFAAAQAGARVMLLEKTDMLLGTGLVGGIMRNNGRFTALEEVWAMGAGDFLRHIESVVRHRWLDFPGHRHATLYDVTRIEPVIRRALLDMGVDVKLQKRVVGVFKRGNIITEVYTAQGNSFTGDVFIDTTGTAGPIKNCSRYGSGCAMCILRCPAFGPRVSLTAKAGIEEIRAGDGFPHFEAMSGSCKLDKKSLAHWLVEKLEREGKVVLPLPEHLQKHELLAKKACQQYNLVEFARNLVLLDTGHAKLMTPYFPLEVLRNLEGFEHARYADPYSGSKGNSIRFMAIAPCNDALQVEGVENLFCAGEKTGLLIGHTEAIATGFLAGNNAARYLAGKKPLVLPGDLATGDIIAFMHREMKTPEGLKKKYTFSGSVYFQRMQERELYTTDVQVIRERVARLGLLDIYREKLLR, encoded by the coding sequence ATGAACACAAAGGAGGGGCGGGAAATGGTTATCGTCGTCGGCGGCGGTTGGGCGGGATGTGCGGCAGCTTTTGCCGCGGCCCAGGCCGGCGCGCGGGTCATGCTGCTGGAGAAGACCGATATGCTCCTGGGCACCGGCCTGGTAGGCGGAATAATGCGCAATAACGGACGTTTTACGGCTCTGGAAGAAGTATGGGCCATGGGGGCCGGCGACTTCCTGCGGCATATAGAGAGTGTGGTCAGACACCGCTGGCTGGATTTTCCCGGCCACCGCCACGCAACTCTTTACGATGTGACCAGAATCGAACCGGTAATACGCCGGGCTCTTTTAGATATGGGCGTTGACGTTAAGTTACAGAAAAGAGTGGTAGGAGTTTTTAAAAGGGGTAACATTATTACCGAGGTCTATACGGCCCAGGGGAACAGCTTTACCGGAGATGTGTTCATTGATACCACCGGCACTGCCGGTCCAATCAAGAATTGTTCCCGGTACGGTTCCGGGTGCGCCATGTGCATATTACGCTGCCCCGCCTTCGGCCCCCGGGTAAGCCTGACAGCCAAAGCAGGCATTGAAGAAATCAGGGCCGGCGACGGGTTCCCCCATTTTGAGGCCATGAGCGGCTCCTGTAAACTGGACAAAAAGTCCCTGGCTCACTGGCTGGTGGAAAAGCTGGAGAGGGAAGGCAAGGTGGTGCTCCCCCTGCCCGAACATCTTCAGAAACACGAGTTGCTGGCCAAAAAAGCCTGCCAGCAGTATAACCTGGTAGAATTTGCCCGGAACCTGGTTTTGCTGGACACAGGTCATGCCAAGCTGATGACACCCTATTTCCCCCTGGAAGTATTACGTAATCTGGAGGGTTTCGAGCACGCCCGTTATGCAGATCCCTATTCCGGCAGCAAAGGAAACTCCATCCGGTTTATGGCCATTGCCCCCTGTAATGATGCCCTGCAGGTGGAAGGTGTGGAAAATCTTTTCTGTGCGGGCGAAAAAACCGGGTTGTTGATTGGGCATACCGAAGCTATTGCCACCGGATTTCTGGCCGGAAATAATGCGGCCCGCTATCTTGCCGGCAAAAAACCCCTTGTCCTGCCCGGTGACCTGGCAACAGGAGATATCATCGCCTTCATGCACCGGGAAATGAAAACCCCCGAGGGGCTGAAGAAAAAATATACTTTCTCCGGTTCGGTTTATTTCCAGCGCATGCAGGAGCGGGAATTATACACCACTGACGTCCAGGTCATCCGCGAACGGGTGGCCCGGCTGGGTTTACTCGATATTTACAGGGAAAAGCTCTTGCGGTAG